Part of the Phycisphaerae bacterium genome, GCAGCGATTCCATCCGTGCCAGCAATTGCAGCGCTTCGCGGGCCTCACGACGATCGAGCAGCCACGATGAGAGCAGATTCATGGCATCGGGACCGATCGTGGTCATCGCATATCGACGAGCGACCAGCCGCAGCGCATCGAAATCGTAGTTATCAGTTGCCTGCTGATAGAGTCGAGAAGCGTCATGATCGTACAAGACCCGGTACGCGGCCAACCCATCAGCCGGCCAACCCGCGATCTGCTGTTCCGCAAGCTGTCCGGCCGAGTAGTAATGTGCCCCGTCCAGCGACACGGTGCGGTCGCCGTGCTGCGCGACCACCCGCTCCAGCGTATCGGCGGCGAGTTTCCAATCGCCCTCGGCCGCCGCCTCCTTCGCGCGTTTCAACCATGACACGGCATCGACATCATTGGGAGGCTCGAGTCCCCAGCGGCGCGCGCCGACGAACTCGGAATTACCATTCGGTCCATTGACCTGAATCTGGACCTGTGCATGGGATGGAGCGCTGCGCGTCGCAAGCAATGCCATCAGAATCACGAAGGCGAGCATCTCTGCCCCATCGCTCGAACAATGCCGCGATCCTGTCAATCGAGCCTTCATCCAGATTCCCAGTTTCACACTCCGCGCCGGGATTCGCCCAACTCGCGACCTACACGATGTCCCCGCAGTATCCTAGCACGCAGATCGACCTGCACCAACGCTCGACCCAGTGCTTGACTCAGCCTTGCCTGGTACACCCGACTGCCATTGATCGCTTGCAGCCTTGTCGTTTCAACGAAGCCGTCCGGCGTTTCTTTCCATCGGTTCGACACAGACTCCGACCACCACAGCCGAACGGAGTCTTCCGAAACGAATCGGCGCGAATCAACGCTGGCGTCAATTCGTCCTTCCGGTTCCAATTGGCCGGCTGATTCGATCGTGACGCCGCCCAACTTTCGCGTCGGGGTCTGCAAATCGGGAGCGTGCCGAATATCCATTCTCCGCGAGTCTGCAATGCCGGATGACCGAATCCAATCCATGAATGATTCTTCCGCCACAAGGGCCGGCCTGACGGCCCGCCTTGCGGCCGCGGTTCGCTTTCTCCTGCCGATTCCATCCAGTAACAGGCGAACGGCGGAAGAGCCCGCTTCAGACATCATCCCGTTCCTCGTTCCGATCGGTCTGATCATCGGACTTGCGTGGGCGGCATCCTTCAGATTCTCCTGGTGGCTATTCGGTGAAACCGCAAGCATGCGGGTCGTGCCGAGTCTTGTCGTCATTCTTCTGGAATGTGTCTTCACCGGCCCGTTCCTCGCCCTTGGCCTTGCCAGAACCGCGCATATTCTGACCACCGACGATCCAAAGATCCCCTCGGCCGATCGACTCCAGCCGCTTTCACCGGTCGGCACGCTCGCGTTGTGCCTGGCCGTGCTCGCTCAATATGTACTCTTGCTCAGTGTCCAGCACCGAGAGGGCTGGTGGCCGGCCCCGGACGACTGGCGAAGCTACTTCAACTTCCTGTATCCACGCCCCATCTTCCGTCCGTTGCTTCTTGCTCCCATTTGGGGACGCTGGGGCATTCTGCTCGCCTCGACACTCGGGGGCACCGCACGAAATGCCGACACTCAGACGCAGGGACTCAACCAGTCCATGTCGCCGTCCCGCCTCTTCAAGCATTCGATACTTCCCGTTCTTTTGACGACCATCTATTGCAGTCGTTCCCAGAATTACTTGACGGGTGTCCTGATCGGGCTGATCGTATTCGCGGCGACTTATCTTGTGGCGGTCGCGATGGCCCGGCGTGGCGGCGGACACTCGCGCCACTCCCTGTTTGCAGCCGGGCAGATCGCACAACTCGCGTTTCTCATGATCTATCGGGCCTGTTGGCGTCTTATTGATGCATGACTGATGCGGCGGTACACGTTCGAGATCCAGAGTCGGACCCGGCGAGTAAACCCAAACTCCCGGCCGCGCAAGGATCGACGGTTCGACAAACGCCGCCCGCCCAATCAAATCGGCCGGTCCCGCTGATACCGATCGCTATCGGTTTGAGCATGGGAATCATCGGCGATCACCTGGTCCAGCCGCACTGGTCTGTTCCCGTCACGATCGCCCTCTTCGGACTGGCTGCCTGTCTACCGATTGGCACCCGTCGACGACTTTCCGACCGGCGACTTCGTGTCGCAATCGTTCTGCTGTCAATTGCAGCCGGCCTTGCCCGTCATGGCTCGACGCGACTGTTCCCGGACGATCATATTGCCCGATTCGCTCAGGCGGATTCGTCGATTGTGGTTCTAACAGGCCGGATTTCGTCACCACCGCAGATTATCACACCGCGAGCCGACATCCCGCGTGCGTACGCAACTCCTCCAAGAACAAAATTTCATCTTCACGTCTCAGCGATCGACGGCCGCGATGGACCGATTCCGGCAAGCGGAACCGTGATGGTCAGCATCAAAGAACCGGCGCCTGATTTGAGCGAACATGCGATCATTCGCGTTACGGGGTGGCTTTACAGAATTTCGCCGCCGCAGAACCCGGGCGCGTACAACTGGGCAGCGCACTATCGTCGCAATCAGATTCTCGTCGGTCTCACGACCGACCACGCAGACGCTGTCCAAGTCGTACAAACCCCGCCGTCCAGCGGATTCGGCCGAACGATCGTGAATGTTCGCGCCCGGCTTAGACAGTATCTCGTCGATGCAGCGTTCCCGGACGATGAGGAATCAGCCGGCGTGCTGGCGGCGATGGTGCTCGGCCGCCGAAGCGGTGTGTCCGACGCGATGAACGAGGCCTTTCGGCGAACCGGTAATGCCCACTTCCTCGCTGCGAGCGGAATGCATGTCGCCTGGCTCGCATTTGTCGGCTGGGGGATTGCGCGGCTGCTGGGCGTTCATTACCGCACCGCTGCCGCCGGCGTGGCAGTGCTGATTGTGTGCTTCGTTGTGCTGGCCGAACCGCAGCCGTCGATTCTGCGAGCCGGCATCGTCGGCATCGCGGCCTGCGTGTCGATATTCCTGCGAGGCAGACACAACTCATTGAATGCCCTGGCGTTCGCCGCGATTGTGCTCTTGATCATCGATCCCACGAACTGGTTTCGAACGGGATTCCAGTTCACCTTTCTCGCCACGCTGGGCCTGATTCACTTCTGTCCGATCGTGTCAAATGTAATCGCCGCGCAACTCGCTCGTCTCGGCCAAATACAGCTTGCGAGGCGATTCATCATCGCTGACTTGAAGAGATTCGTCGAAGTCGGTTCGATCGATCCGGCGGACCTAATTGTTTCCAAAGTGCAGCGACCGGTCGTTGTCGATCGATTCCTCACTCTGATGGCCCGGCTCCTAGCCGTTTCCGTATCAGAGTGGTTCCTGACGGCGCCGCTGGGTTGCTACTACTTCAACCACTTCGCGCCCTGGGGGGCAATCGGAACTTTCCTCGTCGCCCCCTTCGCGATGATCACCGCTTCGATCGGATTCATGACGATGATTGCAGGAACGCTGCTTCCCGTCACGTCCGCGATATTCGGACCGCTGCTCGGGCTCTCCTCGCATGTGATGATCGGGTTTGTGAATCTGCTTGCCGTGATTCCCGGTTCGCTGATCGACGGCCGCTCACCGGCGCTCTGGTGGGTGATTGCGTTCTACGCACTGATCGGCACGTGGATCTACGGGTCCCAGACCATTCGGGCGAGGTTTCGCGTTCCGCTTCGGATTGCGGCATTGACGGTGTTCATCTGGTGGCTTGTTTCACCGTATCTCGGTCCGCGCGGCGATGGCGCTTTGAGGATCTGGCATCTTGCCGTCGGAGATGGAACGGGCACGGTGATCGAACTGCCGAACGGCAAGACGATTATCTACGATTTCGGGACGCGCTCGGCCTTTGATGCCGGCGATGTGGCACTTGATTTTTTGCGTCAGCAAGGCATTCGCCGCATCGACGCCGCGATCATCTCACATGCGGACTTCGACCACTATGGCGCGATTGAGGCGATCTCTCAGAGTGTTCCAATTGATCGAATCATCCTGAATGATCAGTTTGATCGATTCGTTGAACCCAACTCCACCGCGGC contains:
- a CDS encoding ComEC/Rec2 family competence protein, which gives rise to MSMGIIGDHLVQPHWSVPVTIALFGLAACLPIGTRRRLSDRRLRVAIVLLSIAAGLARHGSTRLFPDDHIARFAQADSSIVVLTGRISSPPQIITPRADIPRAYATPPRTKFHLHVSAIDGRDGPIPASGTVMVSIKEPAPDLSEHAIIRVTGWLYRISPPQNPGAYNWAAHYRRNQILVGLTTDHADAVQVVQTPPSSGFGRTIVNVRARLRQYLVDAAFPDDEESAGVLAAMVLGRRSGVSDAMNEAFRRTGNAHFLAASGMHVAWLAFVGWGIARLLGVHYRTAAAGVAVLIVCFVVLAEPQPSILRAGIVGIAACVSIFLRGRHNSLNALAFAAIVLLIIDPTNWFRTGFQFTFLATLGLIHFCPIVSNVIAAQLARLGQIQLARRFIIADLKRFVEVGSIDPADLIVSKVQRPVVVDRFLTLMARLLAVSVSEWFLTAPLGCYYFNHFAPWGAIGTFLVAPFAMITASIGFMTMIAGTLLPVTSAIFGPLLGLSSHVMIGFVNLLAVIPGSLIDGRSPALWWVIAFYALIGTWIYGSQTIRARFRVPLRIAALTVFIWWLVSPYLGPRGDGALRIWHLAVGDGTGTVIELPNGKTIIYDFGTRSAFDAGDVALDFLRQQGIRRIDAAIISHADFDHYGAIEAISQSVPIDRIILNDQFDRFVEPNSTAAQFLGTMRRAGMPIEIISGQTSLSLCSDVDIRTIWPPPATQHASPTDNDSSIVLRIEYQGKSVLLTGDIAEFAIGGLLAPTSRTASDADNGDCRLDGAGATEAISLRADVLSLPHHGSVVSNTRAFIDAVNPSICIRSTGQRRRLTTNGIETIVGPGRRYFSTADDGCILVEIKNEELSARRAMP